In a genomic window of Sporosarcina trichiuri:
- a CDS encoding tRNA dihydrouridine synthase — translation MTTNFWRELPRPFFILAPMEDVTDVVFRHVVSEAARPDVFFTEFTNTESYGHPEGIYSVRGRLTFTEDEQPMVAHIWGDKPEFFRLMSIGMAELGFKGVDINMGCPVPNVAAKGKGSGLINHPETAAAIIEAAKAGGLPVSVKTRLGYTDVDEWRGWLTHVLKQDIANLSIHLRTRKEMSAVDAHWELIPEIKKLRDEIAPDTLLTINGDIPDRQTGMELAEKYGIDGVMIGRGIFKNPFAFETEPKEHTSEELLGLMRLHLDLFDKYSTELEPRPFKPLRRFFKIYVKGFRGAGELRNQLMSTETTDEVRELLDGFRIDE, via the coding sequence ATGACAACAAACTTCTGGCGTGAATTACCGCGTCCGTTTTTTATATTAGCACCGATGGAAGACGTCACGGATGTCGTGTTCCGGCACGTCGTCAGCGAAGCGGCACGCCCCGATGTCTTCTTCACAGAGTTTACGAATACTGAGAGCTACGGCCATCCGGAAGGTATCTACAGTGTACGGGGACGACTGACCTTCACGGAGGACGAGCAGCCGATGGTCGCCCATATCTGGGGGGACAAACCCGAGTTCTTCCGGCTGATGAGTATCGGTATGGCGGAGCTCGGATTCAAAGGGGTGGATATCAACATGGGCTGTCCGGTTCCGAATGTCGCCGCGAAAGGCAAAGGCAGCGGGCTCATCAACCACCCTGAAACCGCCGCCGCCATCATTGAAGCAGCAAAAGCCGGCGGGCTCCCGGTCAGTGTGAAGACGCGTCTTGGCTATACCGATGTGGATGAGTGGCGCGGCTGGCTCACCCATGTGCTGAAACAGGATATCGCAAATCTGTCGATCCACCTCCGCACCCGGAAAGAGATGAGTGCGGTCGATGCCCACTGGGAACTCATCCCGGAAATCAAGAAATTGCGTGACGAGATTGCACCCGATACGCTGCTGACGATCAACGGTGACATCCCCGACCGGCAGACTGGCATGGAACTCGCCGAGAAGTACGGCATCGACGGTGTCATGATCGGGCGTGGCATCTTCAAGAATCCGTTCGCGTTCGAGACGGAACCGAAAGAGCATACGAGCGAGGAACTGCTCGGCCTCATGCGTCTCCACCTGGACTTGTTCGATAAGTACTCGACGGAACTGGAACCGCGTCCATTCAAACCGCTCCGCCGGTTCTTCAAAATCTACGTCAAAGGCTTCCGAGGCGCCGGTGAACTCCGGAATCAGCTCATGAGCACCGAAACGACCGATGAAGTGCGGGAGCTGCTGGACGGGTTCCGGATCGATGAGTAA
- a CDS encoding YrhK family protein, translating into MPKVIDNRKDVEVKAGKHIIFFNKNYKYIFIINELILGLEFIVGSVFFLFDSLKTAGTILFIIGSVQFFLRPVMKILHAISLRKESGE; encoded by the coding sequence ATGCCTAAAGTGATCGATAACCGGAAAGACGTGGAAGTGAAAGCGGGCAAGCATATCATCTTTTTCAACAAGAACTACAAATATATTTTCATTATCAATGAATTGATACTCGGACTGGAATTCATCGTCGGAAGCGTCTTCTTCCTATTCGATTCGCTGAAGACGGCCGGCACCATTCTTTTCATCATCGGCAGTGTCCAGTTCTTCCTGCGTCCTGTCATGAAGATTCTCCATGCCATTTCCCTGCGGAAGGAATCAGGGGAATGA
- a CDS encoding MDR family MFS transporter, whose protein sequence is MANPQTMNASETFDFKKNIPLLAVLLSGAFITILNQTLLATALPPIMHDLNVKESTVQWLQSAFMLVNGIMIPITAFLIGKFTTRRLFLFALGVFAAGTAVAAVSPNFTILLLGRVLQGTGAGIMMPLLQTVMFLLFPREQRGKAMGMFGLVIAFAPAIGPTLSGYLVDHYPWRSVFYVVLPIVLIIITAAYFLLKNVTELTNPRVDYLSIVLSTFGFGGILYGFSVAGNVGWLTPNTIISLAVGAAALAWFINRQLKLEEPILEFRVFRYGVFALATSLGMIVFASMIATTVILPLFMQNLLGFNALHSGLMLLPGAIVTGIMNPVTGSLFDKYGAKWLLRIGFAILTVTTFMFSTLSEDTTFLYLAVLNAVRMVGIATVMMPSTTLGLNQLPNHLIPHGTAMNNTFRQIAGAIGTAVLVTVTITAANGNSVAGHIHGVNVAFLIAGCVAAAGLLLSFLIRDSRAKDRSVNA, encoded by the coding sequence ATGGCCAATCCACAAACGATGAATGCTTCAGAAACATTCGATTTCAAGAAAAATATTCCGCTGCTTGCGGTCCTGCTGTCGGGCGCCTTCATAACGATACTGAATCAGACACTGCTGGCGACGGCGCTGCCGCCGATCATGCATGACCTGAATGTGAAGGAAAGTACAGTCCAATGGCTGCAGTCCGCCTTCATGCTCGTCAACGGAATCATGATCCCGATCACGGCGTTCCTGATCGGTAAATTCACGACTAGACGGCTGTTCCTGTTCGCCCTCGGCGTCTTCGCAGCAGGGACGGCCGTTGCTGCCGTGTCCCCGAACTTCACCATCCTGCTGCTGGGCCGGGTCCTGCAGGGAACCGGTGCAGGTATCATGATGCCGCTCCTGCAGACAGTCATGTTTCTGCTGTTTCCGCGGGAGCAGCGGGGCAAGGCGATGGGGATGTTCGGCCTGGTCATTGCGTTCGCCCCGGCGATCGGTCCGACACTCTCCGGGTATCTGGTCGACCATTACCCGTGGCGCAGTGTGTTCTATGTCGTCCTGCCGATCGTCCTGATCATCATTACAGCAGCCTATTTCCTGCTGAAGAATGTGACGGAACTGACGAATCCAAGAGTCGACTATCTGTCCATCGTCCTGTCGACGTTTGGCTTCGGCGGGATCCTGTATGGATTCAGTGTCGCCGGTAACGTCGGCTGGCTCACACCGAACACGATCATTTCACTCGCAGTCGGGGCAGCTGCACTCGCTTGGTTCATCAACCGCCAGCTCAAACTCGAGGAACCGATCTTGGAGTTCCGGGTTTTCCGGTACGGCGTATTCGCCCTTGCGACTTCCCTCGGAATGATCGTCTTCGCTTCGATGATTGCTACGACTGTCATCCTCCCGCTGTTCATGCAGAACCTCCTTGGGTTTAATGCTCTGCATTCCGGCTTGATGCTGCTGCCGGGTGCGATCGTCACCGGTATCATGAACCCGGTCACCGGTTCCCTGTTCGATAAGTACGGAGCGAAGTGGCTCTTGCGTATCGGATTCGCGATTTTGACGGTCACCACCTTCATGTTTTCCACCCTGTCAGAGGACACGACCTTCCTCTATTTGGCGGTACTGAACGCTGTGCGGATGGTCGGGATCGCCACGGTCATGATGCCGTCCACAACACTCGGACTGAACCAGCTGCCGAACCACCTGATCCCGCATGGCACGGCCATGAATAACACGTTCCGCCAGATTGCCGGCGCAATCGGCACCGCCGTATTGGTCACTGTGACAATCACAGCGGCAAACGGCAATTCAGTCGCGGGCCATATACATGGTGTCAATGTCGCATTCCTGATTGCCGGATGTGTCGCAGCGGCCGGTCTCCTGCTGTCCTTCCTGATCAGGGACTCAAGAGCGAAAGACAGATCTGTAAATGCATAA
- a CDS encoding methyl-accepting chemotaxis protein, protein MFGRKTRVQEAGGEQQQMELLKQSQAQKEEEGRTQLLALKEELAAAVMQHDKVNGQHTYLGDAVGKIEVKFENIGMLSEQTAVKSDDLNGKGSSLGERAGNMVTEAKEGTSQVNEAADVMKELGVQIQVSEQNMASLSERSDEIQSIVGVIDGIAAQTNLLALNASIEAARAGDSGKGFAVVAQEVRNLAESTGKSTASIQQLTSSLQEEVNQALSAARISAELAERGVQISLKTAEKIGRILEAVEASQGEIGSIQSMIEEQKQLSSEVKQELAEARGLFSDVHDLIMEHIEDAKEVDQRLENGIRQLAATTS, encoded by the coding sequence ATGTTCGGACGGAAAACACGGGTGCAGGAAGCCGGCGGTGAGCAGCAGCAAATGGAACTGCTGAAACAGTCGCAAGCACAGAAAGAGGAAGAAGGCCGCACACAGCTGCTGGCATTGAAAGAGGAGCTCGCTGCGGCGGTCATGCAGCATGACAAAGTGAATGGACAGCACACCTATCTGGGAGACGCTGTCGGAAAGATAGAAGTGAAGTTTGAAAATATCGGTATGCTGAGTGAGCAGACAGCCGTCAAATCCGATGACCTGAATGGGAAAGGCAGTTCACTCGGTGAGCGGGCAGGCAATATGGTGACCGAAGCGAAGGAAGGCACAAGCCAGGTCAACGAGGCGGCGGATGTCATGAAGGAGCTCGGTGTGCAGATCCAAGTATCCGAGCAGAACATGGCGAGCCTCAGTGAGCGGTCCGATGAAATCCAGTCCATTGTCGGTGTGATCGATGGGATTGCAGCGCAGACGAATCTGCTGGCTTTGAATGCATCGATCGAGGCGGCACGCGCAGGGGATTCGGGGAAAGGGTTTGCTGTGGTGGCACAGGAAGTGCGCAACCTGGCGGAAAGCACTGGGAAAAGTACGGCGAGCATCCAGCAGCTGACCTCCTCCCTTCAGGAGGAAGTCAATCAGGCACTGTCCGCCGCAAGGATCAGTGCAGAACTCGCAGAGCGCGGTGTGCAGATCAGCTTGAAGACCGCCGAAAAGATCGGACGCATCCTGGAAGCTGTCGAAGCCAGCCAAGGAGAAATCGGCTCCATCCAGTCGATGATCGAAGAACAGAAACAATTGTCATCGGAAGTGAAACAGGAACTGGCCGAGGCGCGAGGCTTATTCTCGGATGTCCATGATCTCATCATGGAGCATATCGAGGATGCAAAAGAAGTCGATCAGCGTCTGGAGAACGGCATCCGCCAGCTGGCCGCGACCACTTCCTGA
- a CDS encoding universal stress protein yields the protein MNIAVAVDGSESAVRAAQHALMLVKYLPETEMEVIFVTDFNRVEDERLLKESPKALAAYQKKSIRPILELAEEAGVEPKVTMLKGQTGPTIIKYVNSQEVDQLILGSRGLNAFKGLLMGSISEKVVKRMRCPVTVVK from the coding sequence ATGAATATTGCCGTGGCAGTGGACGGTTCGGAAAGCGCCGTGCGTGCAGCACAGCATGCATTGATGCTGGTGAAGTATTTACCGGAAACCGAGATGGAAGTGATTTTCGTCACGGATTTCAACCGGGTGGAGGATGAGCGGCTCTTGAAGGAGAGCCCGAAAGCGCTGGCCGCTTACCAGAAAAAGAGCATCCGTCCGATTCTTGAGCTCGCCGAGGAGGCGGGAGTGGAACCGAAAGTCACGATGCTGAAAGGGCAGACCGGCCCAACCATCATCAAGTACGTGAACAGCCAGGAAGTCGACCAGCTCATTCTGGGGAGCCGGGGGCTGAACGCGTTCAAAGGTCTCTTGATGGGGAGCATCAGCGAAAAAGTCGTTAAGCGCATGCGCTGTCCTGTCACAGTTGTCAAGTGA
- a CDS encoding FAD-dependent oxidoreductase: MEETDQRAMVVGGSLSGLMAAIALARENVHVTVLEKVSADRRSGAGLQVDGPGFRASGTERLLRNLASGGKRSIQLWSSIETRLRTEALSYPNVTVQYGQRVTAVGEDGAAAWAETGNGRL, translated from the coding sequence ATGGAAGAGACAGATCAGCGGGCGATGGTGGTCGGAGGCTCGCTTTCAGGACTGATGGCGGCGATCGCCCTCGCCCGGGAGAATGTGCACGTCACTGTGTTGGAGAAAGTCAGCGCGGACAGGCGTTCAGGAGCAGGGCTGCAAGTGGACGGACCAGGGTTCAGAGCATCCGGAACGGAACGGCTGCTGAGGAATCTGGCGTCCGGCGGGAAGCGGTCCATCCAGCTTTGGTCATCGATCGAAACACGCCTTCGTACGGAAGCACTTTCCTATCCGAATGTCACCGTGCAATATGGGCAGCGGGTTACAGCGGTAGGTGAGGACGGGGCGGCCGCTTGGGCGGAGACTGGGAATGGACGGCTGTAA
- a CDS encoding FAD-dependent monooxygenase — MLVGADGHRSLVRQYVNPEKPETEFAGYLVWIASTDESALPVHVRPPADAPEVTMLDSAGGFLFGSVIQPHEASEGRRVGCTWYDNSRNDLLRRTGCLDGNVVVHSLAGSDIPEETIDGLARQVRSGWQDPWKTAMLHALEHRNITGTPIKEYVPERLVRGRIALIGDAVHVPAPITASGFNASLQDAVTLGKFASKGIAGKKACKVLEQYEAARLVKVRKIVQSGQSYNRSFGLGR, encoded by the coding sequence ATGCTGGTCGGAGCGGACGGACACCGCAGTCTGGTCCGTCAGTATGTGAACCCCGAAAAACCCGAAACGGAATTCGCCGGATATCTTGTCTGGATCGCCTCGACAGATGAATCGGCGCTGCCGGTGCATGTCCGGCCGCCTGCAGATGCGCCCGAAGTGACGATGCTCGACAGCGCCGGCGGCTTCCTGTTCGGGTCGGTCATCCAGCCGCACGAAGCATCCGAAGGAAGGAGGGTCGGCTGCACGTGGTACGACAATTCGAGAAATGACTTGCTGCGCCGCACAGGCTGTCTCGATGGGAATGTCGTCGTGCACTCGCTCGCCGGATCGGACATCCCTGAGGAAACGATCGATGGACTGGCGAGACAGGTCCGTTCAGGGTGGCAGGATCCGTGGAAAACCGCCATGCTGCATGCGCTGGAACACCGGAATATCACCGGTACACCGATCAAGGAGTATGTGCCCGAACGGCTGGTGCGCGGACGCATTGCACTGATCGGGGATGCTGTCCATGTGCCCGCTCCGATCACAGCCAGCGGGTTCAACGCCTCCTTGCAGGACGCGGTGACCTTGGGCAAGTTCGCCTCCAAAGGCATCGCTGGCAAGAAAGCCTGTAAAGTCCTTGAACAATACGAAGCGGCCCGGCTCGTCAAAGTCCGCAAAATCGTCCAGTCCGGCCAATCCTATAACCGGTCCTTCGGGCTCGGCAGATGA
- a CDS encoding MEDS domain-containing protein translates to MDSTLRALLRSERNVHILYSYTNMDLYIQQAVNYIRLGIEQNEHILFIDNERLYPQIYKELQKVLTSSDLELLHFIKNFDFYYSSGGYHPPSIVEYFNTTVQPFLENDVSFRCWAHVEWATMHEPLDLIRELEEHIDWAVDALSFPLICAYQLDRMPVHLAQILEETHPYLLTDESFKDSNGYNKSHPFSTSIT, encoded by the coding sequence ATGGATTCGACTCTACGTGCGTTGTTACGTTCAGAACGGAATGTCCACATCCTGTATTCCTATACAAACATGGACTTGTACATCCAGCAGGCCGTCAACTACATCCGATTAGGCATCGAGCAGAATGAACACATCTTATTCATCGATAACGAACGCCTATACCCGCAGATTTACAAAGAACTGCAAAAGGTCCTCACTTCATCCGATCTTGAATTGCTGCACTTCATCAAGAACTTCGATTTCTACTACTCAAGCGGGGGCTATCATCCGCCTTCCATTGTCGAATACTTCAACACCACAGTCCAGCCCTTCCTGGAAAACGATGTGTCCTTCCGCTGCTGGGCGCACGTGGAATGGGCAACGATGCACGAACCGCTCGACCTGATACGCGAATTGGAAGAGCATATCGATTGGGCTGTCGACGCTCTTTCCTTCCCTCTCATTTGTGCCTATCAGCTGGACCGGATGCCCGTTCATCTGGCGCAGATACTTGAAGAGACACATCCCTATCTGCTGACTGATGAATCATTCAAAGACTCAAACGGCTACAATAAGTCCCACCCTTTCAGTACCTCCATAACATGA
- a CDS encoding fructose bisphosphate aldolase: MNEQQFDKVKNGKGFIAALDQSGGSTPKALAAYGVAEDSYSGDEEMFDLVHDMRTRIITSPAFSSDYILGAILFEQTMDREIDGMYTGDYLAEKKGIVPFLKIDKGLAEEKNGVQLMKPIDDLDDTLRRANERHIFGTKMRSVIKEPNEEGIRAVVDQQFEVGRQIIAAGLVPIIEPEVDIHSSSKPACETMLKAEILNHLNQLDDDQNVMLKVTIPTEVNAYRELIEHPRVVRVVALSGGYSTDVANEKLKENDGLIASFSRALSQDLNASQTDEEFNKTLEEAVKSIYEASV; encoded by the coding sequence ATGAATGAACAGCAATTCGACAAAGTGAAAAACGGCAAAGGGTTCATCGCGGCACTGGATCAGAGCGGAGGCAGCACCCCGAAAGCGCTGGCCGCCTATGGCGTAGCGGAAGACAGCTACTCGGGTGACGAAGAAATGTTCGATCTCGTCCATGATATGCGGACACGGATCATCACTTCCCCTGCCTTCAGTTCCGACTATATCCTCGGTGCCATCCTGTTCGAGCAGACGATGGACCGCGAGATCGACGGCATGTATACAGGGGACTACCTGGCAGAAAAGAAAGGGATCGTCCCCTTCCTGAAAATCGACAAAGGGCTGGCCGAGGAGAAGAACGGTGTCCAGCTGATGAAACCGATCGATGATCTGGACGATACGCTGCGCCGCGCGAACGAGCGGCATATATTCGGGACGAAGATGCGCTCCGTCATCAAAGAACCGAACGAAGAAGGCATCAGAGCGGTCGTCGATCAGCAGTTCGAGGTCGGCCGGCAGATCATCGCCGCCGGACTGGTGCCGATCATCGAGCCGGAAGTGGATATCCATAGTTCGAGCAAGCCTGCGTGCGAAACGATGTTGAAAGCGGAGATCCTCAACCATCTCAATCAGCTGGACGACGATCAGAACGTCATGCTGAAGGTGACGATCCCGACCGAAGTGAATGCGTACCGGGAACTGATCGAGCATCCTCGTGTCGTCCGTGTCGTCGCCCTGTCCGGCGGCTACTCGACGGATGTCGCCAACGAAAAACTGAAGGAGAACGACGGCCTGATCGCGAGCTTCTCCCGGGCCCTCAGCCAGGATCTGAATGCCAGTCAGACCGATGAGGAATTCAATAAGACACTTGAAGAAGCCGTTAAATCGATTTACGAAGCATCCGTATAG
- the pdxS gene encoding pyridoxal 5'-phosphate synthase lyase subunit PdxS → MNIELSYGGVIMDVINGEQAKIAEAAGAVAVMALERVPSDIRAAGGVARMADPRIVKEVQKAVSIPVMAKARIGHISEARVLESLGVDCIDESEVLTPADEEFHLLKSDFRVPFVCGARNLGEAARRLGEGAKMLRTKGEPGTGNIVEAVRHLRMINAEVKKIVEMDPAELMTEARNLGAPYDVLMSIREAGRLPVLNFSAGGVATPADAALMMELGADGVFVGSGIFKSDNPEAFARAIVQASADYRNYELISQLSKGIGTPMKGLEISSLAGHELMAGRSL, encoded by the coding sequence ATGAATATTGAACTGTCTTACGGCGGCGTCATCATGGATGTCATTAATGGTGAACAGGCAAAAATTGCAGAGGCTGCCGGTGCAGTCGCTGTCATGGCCCTCGAACGCGTGCCTTCGGACATCCGTGCGGCTGGCGGCGTGGCCCGCATGGCAGATCCGCGAATTGTTAAAGAGGTGCAAAAAGCGGTATCGATTCCAGTTATGGCAAAAGCACGGATCGGTCACATTTCGGAAGCGCGTGTCCTGGAATCCCTCGGCGTAGACTGCATTGACGAAAGCGAGGTGCTGACGCCGGCTGATGAAGAATTCCATCTGCTGAAAAGTGATTTCCGCGTGCCGTTCGTCTGCGGTGCCCGCAATCTCGGAGAAGCGGCACGCCGGCTAGGGGAAGGTGCTAAAATGCTGCGCACTAAAGGCGAACCGGGCACAGGCAATATCGTCGAAGCTGTCCGTCATCTCCGGATGATCAATGCCGAAGTGAAAAAGATAGTGGAGATGGATCCGGCGGAACTGATGACGGAAGCCCGAAATCTCGGTGCGCCTTACGATGTTCTAATGTCGATCCGTGAAGCCGGACGACTGCCGGTGCTGAACTTCTCCGCAGGCGGCGTTGCAACGCCGGCCGATGCTGCACTCATGATGGAACTCGGAGCGGATGGTGTATTCGTCGGCTCCGGTATTTTCAAATCCGATAATCCCGAAGCATTTGCGCGGGCCATCGTGCAGGCCTCTGCGGATTACAGGAACTACGAACTGATTTCGCAGCTGTCGAAAGGCATCGGAACACCGATGAAAGGTCTGGAAATATCCTCTCTTGCCGGTCACGAACTGATGGCAGGCCGCAGCCTTTGA
- a CDS encoding DUF1097 domain-containing protein — protein MKSRIPKEVVASLLAATTVLLALPPFNLPPWALFIGWAGTFAAGGPNSIVMKKIWITMPIGSLTAAIIVLVKDYYFGSFLSGGAYIAAEMGTIFFFNCLMMLLGRTRWFPFVPGMFFGFASFFATYYGGWGPVDHSVWSAFIAVVFMNAMGPIYAWLTENLSAGTVSRH, from the coding sequence GTGAAAAGCCGCATTCCTAAAGAGGTCGTCGCGTCTTTGCTGGCTGCGACAACCGTCCTGCTGGCACTGCCGCCATTTAATCTGCCGCCATGGGCGCTGTTCATTGGCTGGGCGGGCACATTTGCTGCAGGAGGACCGAACAGCATCGTGATGAAGAAGATTTGGATAACTATGCCGATCGGCTCACTCACAGCGGCGATCATCGTACTTGTGAAAGATTACTACTTCGGCTCGTTTCTGAGCGGGGGCGCCTACATTGCCGCTGAAATGGGGACGATCTTTTTCTTCAACTGCCTGATGATGCTCCTCGGCCGGACAAGATGGTTTCCATTCGTGCCGGGTATGTTTTTCGGATTTGCCAGCTTCTTCGCAACGTACTATGGCGGCTGGGGACCGGTCGATCACAGTGTCTGGTCTGCGTTCATTGCAGTAGTTTTCATGAATGCCATGGGACCGATCTACGCCTGGCTTACTGAGAACTTATCAGCAGGGACAGTTTCAAGACATTGA
- a CDS encoding YoaK family protein, which yields MERELFHTMRITTFLTVVAAFLMGFIDAYTFTGLNHVFVSAQTGNMVTFGVKLFTGSPYEAIDNVLSFAGFLGGAFLGEILLARFTAGGLQKYRLFLYVQALLLLLLAIFQHSISMALEVTVLGMLAGYALTTFRKIGSTAVNNGIMTGNARNMMGHLYKIVFEKDLKARRDFLHLAIGILTFTVGVGAGASAVVYTPSLVLWIAFGIVAVSIVVLFFYRWT from the coding sequence ATGGAACGCGAACTATTCCACACGATGCGCATCACTACATTTCTGACAGTAGTGGCCGCTTTTTTAATGGGCTTCATCGATGCCTACACCTTCACGGGACTGAATCATGTCTTTGTCAGTGCGCAAACCGGTAATATGGTGACATTCGGCGTGAAGCTGTTCACCGGCAGTCCTTATGAAGCCATCGACAACGTCCTGTCCTTTGCCGGTTTCCTCGGCGGTGCATTTTTGGGTGAAATACTGCTGGCACGCTTCACAGCAGGCGGCCTTCAGAAATACAGACTGTTCTTATATGTACAGGCCCTTCTTCTTCTGCTGCTTGCTATTTTTCAGCATTCAATCAGCATGGCCCTGGAAGTGACTGTACTCGGTATGCTCGCAGGCTATGCACTGACCACATTCCGGAAAATCGGCTCGACAGCTGTCAATAACGGCATTATGACCGGTAATGCGCGCAATATGATGGGCCATCTTTATAAAATCGTTTTTGAGAAAGATCTGAAAGCCCGCCGTGATTTTCTTCATCTGGCTATCGGGATTCTGACGTTTACAGTGGGTGTCGGAGCCGGTGCGTCGGCTGTTGTCTATACGCCATCCCTTGTTCTTTGGATTGCTTTTGGGATTGTCGCCGTTTCCATCGTTGTCTTGTTCTTTTATCGATGGACCTGA
- a CDS encoding gluconate 2-dehydrogenase subunit 3 family protein: protein MASDRRDDTAQGNAQHQQDLSRRKFLKNSGLLAGGLVGGGLFGGLLTGSLEKKEEKKKIATVKKESMVMEARQFFSRQHDFDVLTAATEQIFPEDEHGPGAIKLGVPYYIDKQLAGRWGINGRDYRHSPYAVKLDDTDKSAGPAGEQSILDRGDIFMLGLRKLDDESQKRFKIGFDEAEEEQQIEILQDFDDGKVAMNGVTSAEFFNLLLQATLEGAYSDPLYGGNKDMEGWKMKEFPGAQASYAGYIEQEEFKKLEPVSLRDYQGH, encoded by the coding sequence ATGGCCAGTGATAGACGAGATGACACGGCACAAGGGAATGCGCAGCATCAGCAGGACCTGAGCCGCCGGAAATTCCTGAAGAATTCCGGTCTGCTTGCCGGCGGACTGGTAGGCGGCGGCTTATTCGGAGGACTGCTGACAGGCAGTCTCGAGAAGAAAGAGGAAAAGAAGAAAATTGCAACGGTAAAAAAAGAATCGATGGTGATGGAAGCCCGTCAATTCTTCTCAAGACAGCATGACTTTGATGTGCTGACAGCGGCAACTGAGCAGATTTTCCCGGAAGATGAGCACGGACCGGGAGCCATCAAGCTCGGGGTTCCCTATTATATCGATAAGCAGCTGGCAGGCCGTTGGGGCATTAACGGGCGCGATTACCGACACAGTCCCTATGCCGTCAAGCTGGATGATACGGATAAGAGTGCAGGACCGGCCGGAGAACAGTCGATCCTCGACCGGGGCGATATCTTCATGCTCGGACTGCGCAAGCTGGACGACGAGAGCCAGAAACGGTTCAAAATCGGTTTTGATGAAGCGGAAGAAGAGCAGCAGATCGAAATTCTGCAGGACTTCGATGACGGCAAAGTCGCAATGAATGGCGTAACATCCGCGGAATTCTTCAATCTGCTGCTGCAGGCAACACTGGAAGGAGCTTATTCCGATCCCTTATATGGCGGCAACAAGGATATGGAAGGCTGGAAGATGAAAGAATTTCCGGGAGCACAGGCTTCCTATGCCGGCTATATCGAACAGGAAGAATTCAAGAAACTGGAACCGGTCAGTCTGCGCGACTATCAAGGACACTAA